From one Butyricimonas faecihominis genomic stretch:
- a CDS encoding sodium/sugar symporter, with product MLNTSFEFWDYFIFGAYALMIIAVGLWVSRGKKGVQKTTEDYFLASKSLPWWAIGASLIAANISAEQFIGMSGSGFAVGLAIASYEFMAALTLIIVGKFFLPIFIKQGLYTIPEFVEKRFSTNLKTILAVFWIALFIFVNLTSVLFLGAKAIDTIIGTGNGELFIPAIVGLAFVAAAYSIYGGLSAVAWTDVIQVALLIIGGVITTLIALDNVLPGGGVVEGFKHVVDTAGDKFHMIISKDNPEFKNLPGIAVLIGGLWVANLYYWGFNQYIIQRTLAAKSLKEAQRGIAFAAFLKLIVPLIVVIPGIVAFVMYTESKDPSVTAMFEMTGGNDKAYPWLIGTFVPTGLKGLVLAALAAAIVSSLASMLNSTSTIFTMDIYKPYINREASHKKLVSVGRITAAVALVIAGLIAPMMANFDQMFVYIQEYTGLVSPGILAVFLMGLFWKKTTNRGAIIGVLISIPVALLLKFLPIEMPFLDQMMYTFLLTMVTIGMVSLATCKTDDDPKGLVLTSEMFKTDKVFNICAYVICILLAVIYTACW from the coding sequence ATGTTGAACACGAGTTTTGAGTTCTGGGATTATTTCATCTTCGGGGCGTATGCCTTGATGATTATCGCCGTGGGATTATGGGTGTCAAGAGGTAAGAAAGGTGTGCAGAAGACAACGGAGGATTATTTCCTTGCGAGCAAATCGTTACCATGGTGGGCTATCGGAGCCTCGTTGATTGCGGCGAATATCTCTGCCGAGCAATTTATCGGGATGTCCGGATCGGGGTTCGCCGTGGGACTGGCCATTGCCTCGTATGAGTTTATGGCAGCCTTGACCTTGATCATCGTGGGTAAATTCTTTTTACCTATATTTATCAAACAGGGGCTTTACACGATCCCCGAATTCGTGGAAAAACGTTTCTCGACGAACTTGAAGACCATTCTTGCCGTTTTCTGGATCGCCTTGTTTATTTTCGTGAACTTGACTTCCGTGCTTTTCTTGGGGGCAAAAGCTATTGATACGATTATTGGTACGGGTAACGGGGAGTTATTCATTCCCGCTATCGTCGGGCTGGCCTTTGTTGCTGCGGCATATTCCATTTACGGGGGACTATCGGCAGTGGCTTGGACGGATGTGATTCAGGTGGCCTTGTTGATCATCGGGGGCGTTATAACCACGCTTATCGCTTTGGATAACGTGTTGCCCGGTGGCGGTGTCGTGGAGGGATTTAAACACGTCGTGGACACGGCGGGCGATAAGTTCCATATGATTATCTCGAAGGATAACCCGGAGTTTAAAAACCTGCCGGGTATTGCCGTGCTTATCGGTGGTTTATGGGTGGCAAACCTCTATTATTGGGGGTTCAATCAATACATCATCCAGCGGACGTTGGCGGCCAAGTCATTGAAAGAGGCTCAACGAGGTATTGCTTTCGCGGCGTTTCTGAAATTGATCGTGCCTTTGATCGTGGTTATTCCGGGAATCGTGGCTTTCGTGATGTACACCGAGTCTAAAGACCCGTCCGTGACGGCTATGTTCGAGATGACGGGAGGAAATGATAAAGCCTATCCGTGGCTGATCGGGACGTTTGTTCCCACGGGTTTGAAGGGTTTGGTGCTGGCGGCATTGGCTGCGGCTATTGTTTCTTCGTTGGCCTCCATGCTGAATTCGACTTCTACCATATTTACGATGGATATTTATAAACCTTACATCAACCGGGAGGCCTCGCACAAAAAATTAGTGAGTGTGGGACGGATCACGGCAGCCGTGGCGTTGGTGATTGCGGGTTTGATTGCACCCATGATGGCTAATTTCGACCAGATGTTCGTGTATATTCAAGAGTACACGGGGTTAGTGAGCCCCGGTATTCTGGCCGTATTCCTGATGGGTTTATTCTGGAAGAAGACAACAAACCGGGGGGCTATAATCGGAGTGCTGATCTCTATTCCCGTGGCGTTGTTGCTGAAGTTCCTGCCCATCGAAATGCCGTTCCTCGATCAGATGATGTATACGTTCTTGTTGACGATGGTAACGATCGGTATGGTTAGTTTGGCTACCTGCAAGACGGATGATGATCCGAAAGGCTTGGTGTTGACTTCTGAAATGTTCAAAACCGATAAGGTATTTAATATTTGTGCTTACGTGATTTGTATTTTGTTAGCCGTGATTTATACGGCTTGTTGGTAG
- a CDS encoding ribonuclease HII: MLTLKYYQDKIEAGCDEAGRGCLAGPVFAAAVILPEDFSNEMLNDSKQLSEKKRDELRSIIEREALAWAVASVDNNEIDKINILNASIEGMHRALAQLSVTPEHILIDGNRFKPYRNIEHHCIVKGDGKYMAIAAASILAKTHRDEYMKKLHEEYPVYDWISNKGYPTKKHREGILLHGVTPYHRQSFTLLDPQLKLDFDH; the protein is encoded by the coding sequence ATGTTGACATTAAAATACTATCAAGATAAAATCGAGGCCGGATGTGACGAGGCCGGGAGGGGATGTCTGGCAGGACCGGTTTTCGCGGCAGCGGTAATCCTTCCTGAAGACTTTTCCAACGAAATGCTTAACGACTCGAAACAACTCTCTGAAAAGAAACGGGATGAATTGCGCTCGATCATTGAACGGGAAGCCCTCGCATGGGCGGTGGCCAGCGTGGACAATAACGAAATCGACAAAATCAACATCCTCAACGCCTCCATCGAAGGGATGCACCGGGCGCTGGCACAACTAAGTGTCACCCCGGAACATATTCTGATTGACGGCAACCGGTTCAAACCCTACCGGAACATCGAACACCATTGCATCGTAAAAGGAGACGGGAAATACATGGCTATCGCGGCAGCCTCCATTCTGGCCAAAACACACCGGGACGAATACATGAAAAAATTGCATGAAGAGTACCCCGTTTACGACTGGATCAGCAACAAAGGCTACCCGACCAAAAAGCACCGGGAAGGCATTTTGCTCCATGGAGTTACCCCTTATCATCGACAAAGTTTCACGTTGCTCGACCCGCAACTAAAACTAGATTTCGATCACTAA
- a CDS encoding IbrB-like domain-containing protein: MEEYKSPVYNVISVPIDKVVANTYNPNVVAPPEMKLLELSIWEDGYTMPCVCYYIPEKDIYELVDGFHRYKVMKTSQRIFEREKGLLPVVVINKDISNRMASTIRHNRARGTHSIELMTEIVAELTKAGMSDSWIMRNIGMDKDELLRLKQISGLAELFADKEFSLTRDD, translated from the coding sequence ATGGAAGAATATAAAAGTCCCGTATACAACGTTATTTCCGTCCCGATTGATAAGGTGGTTGCCAACACCTACAACCCGAACGTGGTGGCACCCCCGGAAATGAAACTATTGGAACTATCCATCTGGGAAGACGGCTACACGATGCCCTGCGTTTGTTACTACATCCCGGAAAAGGATATTTATGAACTCGTGGACGGTTTTCACCGCTACAAAGTCATGAAAACATCCCAACGGATATTCGAACGGGAAAAAGGATTGCTCCCCGTAGTCGTCATCAACAAAGATATTTCCAACCGTATGGCCTCTACCATCCGGCACAACCGGGCAAGAGGTACGCATAGCATCGAATTAATGACCGAAATCGTGGCCGAACTGACCAAAGCCGGAATGTCCGACAGTTGGATCATGCGCAATATCGGAATGGATAAAGACGAATTACTACGCCTGAAACAAATCTCCGGGCTGGCAGAATTATTTGCCGACAAGGAATTTAGCCTGACAAGAGATGATTGA
- a CDS encoding DHA2 family efflux MFS transporter permease subunit: MNVVTATPIGGRSYKWLVLFNVMLTTFMAVLDSTVVNTGLPVIMGTLGASMNSAEWILTGYMLSMATILPAAGWLSDRFGYKRIFIFSLTVFTVGSFMCGNSTAIGELVFWRIFQGIGGGLLMPVGMAVVTTVFPVEQRGMALGFWAIASAASVSFGPLIGGYLVDNLNWNYIFFVNIPIGIFSIIYTMIVQQEYKTGMRQKFDIPGFITSAVFLPVFLYGLSEVTSSTNTKGWSSPLVLGCMWVAVVSFVLFLYTELTVKHPMINLKIFKDHNFSLANLIVFIFGIGMFGSTFLIPLYMQDSLGYSAYQTGLFFLPVGFLQAVASPLAGNASRWVNPKVVIVLGLFLLCTSFYMNYSFSFLTDKWYIMISLYLRGVGLGILYPPLLNVSLRQISNQQMAQASSVTNIVRQIGGSFGVAMFSHLLSQRQTYHTERYHEAIAYTGETYSNVVDGLSRFFSSSGGLGHTESVSYAKQYILEHVDMEAYISGINDVFFVAFVTTLLAVIPMLFLKTKRK, translated from the coding sequence ATGAATGTCGTTACCGCAACACCGATCGGAGGAAGAAGTTACAAGTGGCTCGTGCTGTTTAACGTCATGTTGACCACGTTTATGGCCGTGCTTGATTCCACGGTAGTCAACACTGGTTTACCCGTGATTATGGGAACGCTTGGGGCGTCCATGAATAGTGCCGAATGGATACTGACGGGCTACATGCTTTCCATGGCAACCATTCTTCCGGCTGCCGGGTGGTTGTCTGATCGTTTCGGTTACAAGCGAATCTTTATTTTCTCGTTAACAGTATTTACCGTGGGTTCGTTCATGTGCGGCAATTCCACGGCTATCGGGGAACTGGTATTCTGGCGTATATTTCAGGGAATCGGGGGTGGTTTGCTGATGCCCGTGGGGATGGCTGTGGTAACGACTGTTTTCCCGGTGGAGCAACGGGGTATGGCGCTCGGGTTCTGGGCGATCGCCTCGGCTGCCTCTGTTTCCTTTGGTCCGCTTATCGGTGGCTATCTCGTGGATAATCTGAATTGGAATTATATCTTTTTCGTGAATATTCCTATCGGGATATTCAGTATCATATACACGATGATCGTGCAACAGGAGTACAAGACGGGTATGAGGCAGAAGTTTGACATACCGGGTTTTATCACGTCTGCCGTGTTTTTGCCCGTTTTCCTGTATGGTCTGTCCGAGGTGACCTCAAGTACGAACACGAAAGGGTGGTCCAGCCCGTTGGTGTTGGGATGTATGTGGGTGGCAGTGGTTAGTTTCGTGTTATTCCTGTACACAGAATTGACGGTAAAACATCCTATGATTAATCTCAAGATATTCAAGGACCACAATTTCTCGCTGGCGAACCTGATCGTGTTTATATTCGGGATCGGGATGTTCGGGAGTACTTTTCTGATTCCCTTGTATATGCAGGATTCGCTGGGGTATTCGGCCTACCAGACGGGTTTGTTCTTCCTGCCCGTGGGATTTCTACAAGCGGTGGCATCCCCGTTGGCCGGAAATGCTTCCCGGTGGGTAAACCCAAAGGTCGTGATCGTGTTGGGATTGTTCTTGTTATGTACCAGTTTTTACATGAATTATTCTTTCTCCTTTCTGACCGATAAGTGGTACATCATGATCAGCCTCTATTTGCGGGGAGTCGGGTTAGGGATTCTTTACCCGCCCTTACTCAACGTCTCTTTGCGGCAAATCAGTAACCAACAGATGGCTCAAGCGTCGAGCGTGACGAACATCGTGCGGCAAATCGGGGGAAGTTTCGGGGTGGCCATGTTCAGCCATTTGTTGAGCCAGCGACAGACGTATCACACGGAACGTTATCACGAGGCCATTGCTTACACGGGAGAGACTTACTCGAACGTGGTGGATGGGTTAAGCCGCTTTTTTAGTTCGAGTGGCGGGTTGGGACATACGGAATCCGTGTCCTATGCGAAACAATATATACTTGAACACGTGGACATGGAGGCCTATATTAGTGGGATTAACGATGTGTTTTTCGTGGCATTCGTTACCACGTTGCTAGCCGTGATCCCGATGCTCTTTTTGAAAACCAAACGAAAATAA
- a CDS encoding aldose epimerase family protein: MELKEYILKNECLEIHVCNLGGIIKNIFVRDCRWKLVDVVLGFDTLEQYIDPEYRKNYPYFGALIGRYGNRIKGGEITIDNKTYVLNKNEKENTLHGGTPGFDQRLWDAEQPDNEHLILRYTSPDGENGFPGTLDVTVRYSIENNVFRVIYEASCDQPTHVNLTQHPYFNLRPTDEHIGNHELRLYTSHYLETTPDLIPTGTVLSTDKKHAFDFNKPLFLALQEDGLDDCYTFGDPIEPQLMAELSHPKNGITVTILSDYPGLQVYTGKYIDVGNGKGGKHYGPYSGIALETQMLPDSPHHPCFPSTRLNPGERYLHKTIYSFNCISVEEDYEDETEG, from the coding sequence ATGGAACTGAAAGAATATATTCTCAAGAATGAATGCCTTGAAATTCACGTATGTAATCTCGGCGGGATTATAAAAAACATATTTGTACGCGATTGCAGGTGGAAACTTGTAGACGTGGTTTTAGGATTTGATACCCTTGAACAATATATTGACCCGGAGTACCGGAAGAATTACCCTTATTTCGGGGCGCTCATCGGACGCTATGGTAACCGCATCAAAGGCGGGGAGATCACAATTGACAACAAGACTTACGTGTTGAACAAGAATGAAAAAGAAAATACCCTCCACGGGGGAACGCCCGGATTCGATCAACGTCTTTGGGACGCGGAACAACCGGACAACGAACATCTCATTCTGCGTTACACTAGTCCGGATGGGGAGAACGGTTTCCCCGGTACATTGGACGTCACGGTTCGTTATTCCATTGAAAACAACGTGTTCCGAGTGATTTACGAGGCTAGTTGCGATCAACCGACACACGTAAATCTCACGCAACACCCCTATTTCAATCTAAGGCCGACCGACGAGCATATCGGGAATCACGAACTACGGCTTTATACCTCCCACTATCTGGAAACAACTCCTGATTTAATCCCAACGGGAACCGTCCTCTCGACAGACAAAAAACACGCTTTCGATTTCAACAAACCGCTTTTCCTCGCCTTGCAGGAAGACGGGTTGGATGATTGCTACACGTTCGGAGATCCGATAGAACCCCAACTCATGGCCGAATTGTCCCACCCGAAAAACGGGATCACGGTTACCATCCTGTCGGATTACCCCGGCTTGCAGGTTTACACGGGTAAATACATCGACGTGGGCAACGGGAAAGGCGGAAAGCATTACGGTCCCTATTCGGGAATTGCCCTAGAGACACAAATGCTCCCGGACAGTCCCCACCATCCTTGTTTTCCTTCCACCCGTTTGAACCCGGGCGAACGGTATCTTCACAAAACGATCTACTCGTTCAACTGTATCAGCGTGGAAGAAGACTACGAGGACGAAACCGAGGGATAA
- a CDS encoding pyridoxal phosphate-dependent aminotransferase — MKINKSGAALSRIVQIGETLKELSQKSGKEYLPLNRGVNQVVNIDLTEVVKSINFNSPEIQVYPHGAGRPDLRAAINEEFFAGKSSPDNILITAGGMHALDLVAQTVNIGKLFLPSYYWGCYFKMLKIRSVESEGYDSQSDLLPMIDRLRGNAVLISDPSNPLGDKHDDEEQLNIIRALNDAGVVIFYDCPYRRLFMDASDDYYTRLMNLDNVIITESFSKSVGLSGQRLGFIHTCNKELHDELEVRVMYNTNGINGFAQELVLRLLTTPEGKKAVTAFKERTTRDIALNIEYLRARGLLAEEFYHGTTPRGIFVIVNRGEEELLEHYIGAVSLSFFTKTRQEYAKNYSRICVSVPHDKLVKYFETI, encoded by the coding sequence ATGAAAATAAACAAGAGTGGGGCCGCTCTTTCCCGTATCGTGCAAATCGGGGAGACGCTGAAAGAACTTTCCCAGAAGAGCGGGAAGGAGTATTTGCCCTTGAACCGGGGTGTGAATCAAGTGGTAAATATCGACTTGACAGAAGTCGTGAAATCAATAAACTTTAATTCTCCGGAGATACAGGTGTACCCGCATGGAGCTGGGCGTCCGGACTTACGAGCGGCAATTAACGAGGAGTTTTTTGCCGGAAAGTCTTCGCCGGATAATATATTAATTACGGCAGGGGGAATGCATGCCCTTGATCTCGTGGCACAGACCGTGAATATCGGAAAGTTATTCCTGCCCTCGTATTATTGGGGATGTTATTTCAAAATGCTCAAGATTCGTTCCGTGGAGAGCGAAGGATATGACAGTCAATCAGATTTACTCCCGATGATCGATCGTTTGCGGGGAAATGCCGTGTTAATTAGTGATCCGAGTAACCCGCTGGGAGACAAACATGATGACGAGGAACAGTTGAATATTATTCGGGCGTTGAATGATGCCGGGGTGGTGATTTTTTATGATTGTCCCTATCGTCGGTTGTTTATGGATGCTTCGGATGATTACTACACGCGTCTGATGAATCTGGATAACGTGATTATCACGGAGAGCTTTAGCAAGTCGGTCGGGTTGAGTGGCCAGCGACTTGGGTTTATCCACACGTGTAACAAGGAGTTGCATGATGAGTTGGAGGTGAGGGTGATGTATAACACGAACGGGATTAACGGTTTTGCACAGGAACTCGTGTTACGCTTGCTGACAACGCCGGAAGGGAAAAAGGCCGTGACGGCATTTAAAGAGCGTACTACCCGGGATATAGCTTTGAATATCGAGTATTTACGAGCCAGAGGCTTGCTGGCGGAAGAATTTTATCATGGAACCACGCCACGAGGCATTTTCGTGATCGTGAATCGTGGTGAGGAGGAGTTGCTGGAACACTATATCGGTGCCGTATCACTTTCTTTCTTCACGAAAACCCGGCAGGAGTACGCGAAGAATTATTCCCGTATCTGTGTTTCCGTGCCTCACGATAAGTTGGTGAAATACTTTGAAACGATTTGA
- a CDS encoding galactokinase, whose translation MVNMDTGVLEQRFEEIYGTKVEHLYFAPGRVNLIGEHIDYNGGRVFPCALSFGTYLAVARRDDRKIAFASMNQTFQVECDQSIFENKPDEWVKYPLGVVKEFSDRGLAPWGFNILYFGNIPNGAGLSSSASIEVVTAFMLNDQLNAGLDVVELVKMSQRAENVFVGMNCGIMDQFAVGMGKKGHAIALDCSTLDYDLIPLNLNGYKLVITNSNKNHDLVTSEYNVRRSQCEQALADINQELDVKHLCDLSEEELERVRHLISDETVYRRVRHAVTENERVNEAIDVLQKGDLVRFGELMNASHRSLKKDYEVTGVEMDTLAEEGQKLPGVLGSRITGGGFGGCTVSLVNEDNVQEFIEKLASVYHAKVGFNAEFYVADIGDGVRKIY comes from the coding sequence ATGGTTAACATGGATACAGGCGTGTTGGAACAAAGATTTGAAGAGATTTACGGGACAAAGGTTGAACATCTGTACTTTGCTCCCGGACGGGTAAATCTAATCGGGGAACATATTGATTATAACGGGGGACGGGTGTTCCCGTGTGCGTTGAGTTTCGGGACTTATCTGGCCGTGGCTCGTCGGGATGATCGGAAGATTGCTTTCGCCAGTATGAACCAAACTTTTCAAGTGGAATGTGATCAAAGTATTTTTGAGAATAAACCTGATGAATGGGTGAAGTATCCTTTGGGGGTGGTGAAGGAGTTCTCGGATCGAGGACTTGCCCCGTGGGGTTTTAACATCCTGTATTTCGGGAATATTCCGAACGGGGCCGGGTTATCCTCGTCAGCCTCGATAGAGGTTGTGACGGCGTTTATGCTAAACGATCAGTTGAATGCCGGGCTGGACGTGGTGGAGTTGGTGAAAATGTCACAACGGGCAGAGAATGTTTTCGTGGGTATGAATTGCGGGATTATGGACCAGTTTGCCGTGGGTATGGGAAAGAAAGGACACGCTATTGCGCTGGATTGCAGTACTTTGGATTATGATTTGATCCCGCTAAACCTTAATGGATATAAATTGGTAATCACCAATTCAAATAAGAACCATGATTTGGTTACTTCCGAGTATAACGTGCGGCGGAGCCAGTGTGAACAGGCTTTGGCCGATATAAATCAAGAACTGGACGTGAAACATCTGTGTGATTTGAGCGAGGAAGAATTGGAGAGGGTACGTCATTTGATTTCCGATGAAACCGTTTATCGCCGGGTTCGTCATGCCGTTACGGAGAACGAGAGGGTGAATGAAGCCATTGACGTGTTGCAAAAGGGGGATTTGGTTCGTTTCGGGGAATTGATGAACGCGTCGCATCGGTCATTGAAGAAAGATTACGAGGTTACCGGTGTCGAGATGGATACGCTGGCGGAGGAAGGGCAGAAGTTACCGGGCGTGCTGGGGTCCCGGATCACGGGGGGCGGTTTCGGTGGTTGCACCGTGAGTCTTGTGAATGAGGATAACGTGCAGGAATTTATCGAGAAGTTGGCTTCCGTGTATCACGCTAAAGTCGGGTTTAATGCCGAGTTTTACGTGGCGGATATTGGTGATGGCGTGAGGAAAATTTACTAA
- a CDS encoding efflux RND transporter periplasmic adaptor subunit, which yields MADTTTTVSGKGEKRKIIFLIIFIIVAIVVAVLWWLDYRKYIRTDDANLDSFRVSVSAPVAGQVTRLYAMEGDTVKQGDTLFILDDSACMVMAPVDGVVGKRWVLPGDRIEAGQTAFTLNRGTDIWVAVYLEETKFKEIYLGQKAQFTLDAYDKLTFEGRVYYIGDNTASEFALVSPNNASGNFTKVTQRIPLKISIDRVEGDDGQKARVKLVSGMSATVKIEKE from the coding sequence ATGGCAGATACTACAACAACAGTCTCCGGTAAAGGGGAGAAGAGGAAGATTATATTCCTGATTATCTTTATCATCGTGGCAATCGTGGTTGCCGTTTTGTGGTGGCTGGATTACAGGAAGTATATCCGCACGGACGATGCGAATCTCGATTCGTTCCGGGTGAGTGTTTCGGCTCCGGTGGCGGGACAAGTGACCCGTTTGTACGCGATGGAGGGGGATACAGTGAAACAGGGTGACACATTGTTTATTCTTGACGATAGCGCTTGTATGGTGATGGCTCCCGTTGATGGCGTTGTCGGAAAACGTTGGGTTCTACCGGGAGATCGGATTGAGGCGGGACAGACTGCGTTTACCCTGAATCGGGGAACAGATATTTGGGTAGCGGTTTACTTGGAGGAAACGAAGTTTAAGGAGATTTATCTCGGGCAGAAGGCTCAATTCACTTTGGATGCTTACGATAAGCTAACTTTCGAGGGACGGGTGTATTACATCGGGGACAACACGGCCTCGGAATTCGCTCTTGTTTCTCCGAATAATGCATCCGGTAATTTCACGAAAGTAACCCAACGCATACCGTTGAAGATCTCTATTGATAGGGTTGAAGGTGATGACGGGCAAAAGGCTCGGGTGAAGTTGGTTTCGGGTATGTCTGCAACGGTTAAAATCGAGAAGGAGTGA
- a CDS encoding DUF3440 domain-containing protein, producing the protein MRIKKSVYDVVQNRLERIFSDFDNVYVSFSGGKDSGVLLNLCIDYIRQHKLKRKLGVFHMDYEVQYNETIRYVDRTLADNADLLEVYRVCIPFKVSTCTSMYQRFWRPWEDNLRDLWVRDMPEICYRKEDFDFYSEEMWDYDFQVKFAEWYHRKKNAQRTCCLIGIRTQESYHRWQAIHRDRNYHSYKHLKWTHKVTANIFNAYPIYDWLTTDIWTANGKFQWDYNHLYDLYYQAGVPLERQRVASPFISQALSSLKLYRAIDPDTWGKMINRVNGVNFTGLYGGTSAMGWQSITLPENMTWSDYFKFLLCTLPDEARENYLHKLSVSMEFWRNKGGCLAEETIAKLRRMGIPITVSETTNYKTDKKPVRMDYQDDVRIPEFKELPTFKRICICILKNDHACKYMGFAPSKAERERRAKVMQKYKSIMESYGRI; encoded by the coding sequence ATGAGAATAAAAAAAAGTGTGTATGATGTCGTGCAAAACCGACTGGAACGAATTTTTTCTGATTTTGATAACGTGTACGTGTCTTTCTCCGGTGGCAAAGACAGCGGGGTTTTACTAAACCTGTGCATCGACTATATCCGTCAGCACAAGCTCAAACGGAAACTGGGCGTTTTTCACATGGACTACGAGGTGCAGTATAACGAGACGATCCGGTACGTGGACCGCACGCTCGCCGATAACGCCGACTTACTGGAAGTCTACCGAGTATGCATCCCGTTCAAAGTCTCCACGTGTACTTCCATGTACCAGCGTTTCTGGCGCCCGTGGGAAGATAATTTACGAGATCTGTGGGTCAGGGATATGCCCGAAATATGCTACCGCAAAGAAGATTTTGATTTCTACTCGGAAGAGATGTGGGACTACGATTTTCAAGTCAAATTTGCAGAATGGTATCACCGGAAGAAAAACGCTCAACGTACTTGTTGCCTCATCGGGATTCGCACGCAAGAAAGCTACCATCGCTGGCAAGCCATCCACCGGGACAGGAATTACCACAGTTACAAGCACTTGAAATGGACTCACAAAGTAACAGCAAATATCTTTAACGCCTACCCCATATACGACTGGCTTACCACGGACATCTGGACCGCCAACGGAAAATTTCAATGGGACTACAACCACCTGTATGATCTCTATTATCAGGCAGGAGTTCCTCTTGAAAGGCAACGCGTAGCCAGCCCGTTTATCTCACAGGCGCTCTCCAGCTTGAAACTCTACCGGGCCATAGATCCGGACACATGGGGCAAAATGATTAACCGGGTCAACGGAGTCAACTTTACCGGGTTATACGGGGGAACTTCCGCCATGGGCTGGCAGTCCATCACCCTCCCGGAGAACATGACTTGGTCGGATTACTTTAAATTTCTCCTTTGCACCCTACCGGACGAGGCTAGGGAAAACTACTTGCACAAACTCTCCGTGAGCATGGAATTTTGGCGAAACAAAGGCGGCTGTCTGGCAGAAGAGACCATCGCCAAACTCCGACGAATGGGAATCCCGATCACGGTTAGCGAAACGACAAATTACAAGACAGATAAAAAGCCCGTGCGCATGGATTATCAGGATGATGTACGTATTCCGGAGTTCAAAGAACTCCCCACGTTCAAACGTATCTGCATTTGTATCCTGAAAAACGATCATGCCTGTAAATACATGGGGTTCGCCCCCTCGAAAGCCGAACGGGAACGCCGGGCCAAGGTGATGCAAAAATATAAATCTATCATGGAATCTTATGGAAGAATATAA
- a CDS encoding DUF4268 domain-containing protein, whose product MKYFVIFAIFAGLSLHTNFNLSEVFTKEEAKEIRVKFWEGFKRYCKRKHIYRKWVLTGVKIRSTQLKFYADREKALVLFQIDHKNELRRFEVYECMLSYQTLFRAECGDELKWEEEYTGIEGQEISAIYFELRGVNLYREEDHERIYAFFAEKMPLLEDLYYEYRDLINERLKQNDN is encoded by the coding sequence ATGAAATACTTTGTAATTTTTGCTATATTTGCGGGGTTGTCCCTGCATACTAATTTTAATTTATCAGAGGTGTTCACGAAAGAAGAGGCAAAAGAGATTCGGGTGAAATTCTGGGAAGGTTTCAAGCGCTATTGCAAGCGGAAACATATTTACCGGAAATGGGTACTCACGGGGGTGAAGATACGATCCACGCAGTTAAAATTTTACGCGGACCGGGAGAAGGCTCTCGTGTTATTCCAAATAGACCATAAAAATGAGTTACGTCGGTTCGAGGTGTACGAGTGTATGTTATCTTACCAGACGTTATTTCGGGCGGAGTGCGGTGACGAGTTGAAGTGGGAGGAAGAATATACCGGGATCGAGGGGCAGGAGATCAGCGCGATTTATTTCGAGTTGCGGGGGGTGAACCTTTACCGGGAGGAGGATCACGAGCGGATTTACGCTTTCTTTGCCGAGAAGATGCCTTTGCTGGAAGACCTTTATTACGAATACAGGGATTTGATTAACGAACGATTGAAACAGAACGATAATTAA
- a CDS encoding RNA polymerase sigma factor → MTKSEDVLIKKFRAGNGVIFKEIFDRYYLPVKSYGFQYIEDDEIVEDFVQDAFLKVWEKRADFYFVAAIKSFLYMSVRNACLDYLRHQKVQRRNEPELILWLTEEGEEEFILEEEVHAMVYDAIKDLSERSRRVVILTMEGLSNPEIAKELGVSVNTVKTIKLRAYRVLRERLKGIQWLLLLLLGV, encoded by the coding sequence TTGACGAAATCAGAGGATGTTTTAATAAAAAAGTTCCGGGCTGGAAATGGTGTGATTTTCAAGGAGATTTTTGATCGATACTATCTCCCCGTGAAGTCGTACGGTTTCCAGTATATCGAGGACGATGAGATTGTTGAAGATTTCGTGCAAGATGCTTTCCTGAAGGTGTGGGAGAAACGGGCGGACTTTTATTTTGTTGCGGCAATTAAAAGTTTCCTGTATATGAGTGTCAGAAATGCTTGTTTGGATTACCTGCGTCACCAAAAAGTGCAACGTCGCAATGAGCCGGAATTAATCCTGTGGCTCACGGAAGAGGGAGAGGAAGAATTTATTCTTGAAGAGGAAGTTCATGCGATGGTGTACGATGCGATAAAGGATTTGTCGGAGCGATCCCGTCGGGTCGTGATTCTGACGATGGAGGGTCTTTCCAATCCTGAGATTGCGAAAGAGTTAGGGGTTTCCGTGAACACGGTGAAGACGATTAAATTGCGTGCTTACAGGGTGTTGCGGGAACGGTTGAAGGGTATTCAGTGGTTGTTATTACTTCTTTTGGGCGTTTAA